A region of Solea solea chromosome 7, fSolSol10.1, whole genome shotgun sequence DNA encodes the following proteins:
- the agfg1a gene encoding arf-GAP domain and FG repeat-containing protein 1a isoform X2, which translates to MAASAKRKQDEKHLKMLREMTSLAPNRRCFDCDQRGPTYANMTVGSFVCTSCSGILRGLNPPHRVKSISMTTFTQQEIEFLQKHGNEACKPTWLGLYDDRTTSIPDFREPQKVKEFLQDKYEKKRWFVPLEQAKAVASVHASISGSSNSSTSSTPEVRPLKSLLGESAPSIHLNKNTPPNQSPVVSRGQTHQQHLHEKKFDLLSDLGGDIFAAPHTVNAGTTSSFANFAHFNSHTTQNANANADFANFDAFGSTSGSSGGFSSAPQAPFQLSNTAFTVLSSSRSVGEFAAALPLQGAHSSASGGLANTSFANFDTFPKSCSADFGAFSSSSQSNSTGAGRDAVQSTSIPPDRYASLADLDNMFSSAKTEQGGIPGVTSSATATGVGGLPQKPPAMSAGGDRYAALAELDTVFSSSAPATSVYNTASTSQGSVFGSETGVSKAQTQQVLPGMVQGFGAQSTNPFVAPGMAPTPPPTNPFQSNGRAASVAAAAAAAAGVRVLHGQVYPPTYASFGTGSMSMPAGFGNTAGFNLPTSFSGTFQQPFPGQAPYPQPPAYPQQPNGGGFPAFGQTKPAVTPFGQAVGGPMVSSNPFLGSGPSAQYPAGGSSTNPFL; encoded by the exons GCGAGGACTGAATCCACCCCACAGAGTCAAATCCATCTCCATGACAACCTTTACGCAACAAGAAATCGAGTTCCTACAGAAACATGGAAATGAG GCATGTAAACCGACGTGGCTTGGCCTTTATGATGACAGAACCACCTCAATACCAGACTTCAGAGAACCACAAAAAGTCAAGGAGTTCCTTCAAGACAAATACGAGAAGAAGCGATG GTTTGTCCCCCTTGAGCAAGCCAAGGCAGTGGCATCAGTCCATGCTTCCATCTCTGGCTCCTCAAACAGCAGCACCAGTAGCACCCCAGAGGTTAGACCACTTAAATCCCTGCTGGGGGAGTCAGCCCCCTCCATTCACCTCAACAAGAACACCCCGCCGAATCAG TCTCCAGTGGTGAGCCGTGGACAAACCCATCAGCAACACCTCCATGAAAAGAAGTTTGACCTCCTCAGTGACTTGGGTGGAGACATCTTTGCTGCCCCGCACACTGTCAATGCAGGCACCACCTCCAGTTTTGCTAACTTTGCACATTTCAACAGCCACACAA cacAGAATGCCAACGCAAATGCAGATTTTGCAAATTTTGATGCATTTGGGAGCACTTCTGGGTCATCAGGTGGTTTCTCCTCCGCACCCCAAGCCCCATTCCAACTCTCAAATACAG CGTTCACTGTACTTTCATCCAGCCGCAGTGTGGGTGagtttgctgctgctctgcctctCCAGGGTGCTCACA GTAGCGCCTCAGGGGGACTAGCAAATACCAGTTTTGCAAATTTTGACACCTTCCCCAAATCGTGTAGTGCTGACTTTGGAGCCTTCAGTTCCTCCTCCCAGAGTAACTCCACAGGAGCTGGTAGAGATGCTGTACAGAGTACTAGCATCCCTCCTGATAGATACGCCTCCCTGGCTGACCTGGATAACATGTTTAGCTCTGCCAAAACAGAGCAAG GAGGTATCCCAGGGGTGACAAGCTCAGCCACTGCAACTGGAGTGGGTGGTTTGCCTCAGAAACCCCCAGCAATGTCTGCTGGGGGGGATCGCTATGCTGCTTTAGCTGAGCTTGATACTGTGTTTAGTTCCTCAGCCCCTGCCACCAGTGTGTATAATACTGCCAGCACGTCACAAGG gAGTGTGTTTGGCTCAGAGACTGGGGTGTCAAAAGCACAGACTCAGCAGGTTCTGCCTGGCATGGTTCAGGGTTTTGGAG CTCAGTCAACCAATCCATTTGTGGCTCCTGGCATGGCCCCTACACCGCCCCCCACCAACCCATTCCAGAGTAATGGTAGAGCAGCatctgtggcagcagcagcagcagcagcagcag GCGTGAGGGTTCTTCATGGGCAGGTTTACCCTCCTACCTATG CATCATTTGGCACAGGTTCCATGAGTATGCCTGCTGGATTTGGGAATACTGCAGGCTTCAACCTTCCCACCAGCTTTAGTGGAACCTTCCAGCAACCCTTTCCAGGCCAGGCTCCTTATCCTCAGCCTCCTGCCTATCCCCAGCAACCTAATG GTGGAGGATTTCCAGCCTTTGGCCAGACCAAGCCTGCTGTGACTCCTTTTGGTCAGGCAGTGGGTGGACCTATGGTTTCCAGTAACCCATTCCTG GGTTCGGGTCCATCTGCACAGTATCCCGCAGGAGGCTCTTCAACAAATCCCTTCTTATAG